Proteins encoded together in one Bradyrhizobium sp. CB82 window:
- a CDS encoding DUF1579 family protein: MPQDHLAQSSPLPEHARLAAFAGEWNGEEMVYPSRWNAGGPATSRTVARMDLNGFYLIQDSVQMRDGKQIFATHGIFTYDRDDRTYKLFWYDSLGYTPPSPASGGWVGKTLTLVRGSLRGNARHVYEIIDDNSYSLKIQFSPDAEGWADVLTGVYRRIH; the protein is encoded by the coding sequence ATGCCCCAGGACCATCTCGCTCAATCATCTCCGCTGCCGGAACACGCGCGTCTCGCCGCTTTCGCCGGTGAATGGAATGGCGAGGAGATGGTCTACCCGTCGCGCTGGAATGCTGGGGGACCTGCGACCTCGCGCACGGTGGCACGCATGGATCTCAACGGCTTCTATCTGATCCAGGACAGCGTCCAGATGCGCGACGGCAAGCAGATCTTCGCCACCCACGGCATCTTCACCTACGACCGCGACGACCGGACCTACAAGTTGTTCTGGTACGACTCGCTCGGCTACACGCCGCCCTCGCCCGCGTCCGGCGGCTGGGTCGGCAAGACCCTGACGCTGGTGCGGGGCTCGCTGCGCGGCAATGCGCGCCACGTCTACGAGATCATCGACGACAATTCCTACTCGTTGAAGATTCAGTTCTCGCCGGACGCGGAAGGCTGGGCCGACGTGCTCACTGGCGTCTATCGCCGCATCCACTGA